From one Lotus japonicus ecotype B-129 chromosome 3, LjGifu_v1.2 genomic stretch:
- the LOC130742934 gene encoding receptor-like serine/threonine-protein kinase At1g78530 — MRKSVVIAISITICFIAFVISKILISVLIYKRWRRKQMIYEDGYTGGKMVIFRSSVLKSLKSDTVLKKTQKLNNKDIIGCGGYGVVYELKLNESTAFAVKRLNRGTAERDKGFERELEAMADIKHRNIVTLHGYYTAPHYNLLIYELMPNGSLDTFLHGRSMDKKVLDWSTRYKIAVGAARGISYLHHDCIPHIIHRDIKSSNILLDQNLEARVSDFGLATLMEPNKTHVSTIVAGTFGYLAPEYFDTGRATFKGDVYSFGVVLLELLTGKKPSDETFMEEGTKLVTWVKAVVREKKEELVLDSSLGSCPEQDVNKVFNIAMMCLEADPLMRPTMAEVVLMLEQTEPEKPVTASS; from the exons ATGAGGAAATCCGTTGTTATAGCCATTTCCATAACCATATGCTTCATTGCTTTTGTCATATCCAAGATTTTAATCTCAGTCCTCATCTATAAAAGATGGAGAAGAAAGCAAATGATTTATGAAGATGGTTACACAG GGGGAAAGATGGTGATATTTAGGTCTTCAGTGCTTAAATCTCTGAAATCTGATACGGTGTTAAAGAAGACACAGAAACTGAACAACAAGGACATCATTGGGTGTGGTGGTTATGGTGTGGTTTATGAACTAAAGCTGAATGAGTCCACAGCCTTTGCTGTGAAGAGGCTAAACCGTGGAACTGCAGAGAGGGATAAAGGTTTTGAGAGAGAGTTGGAAGCAATGGCAGATATAAAACACCGCAACATTGTGACTCTTCATGGATATTACACAGCACCACACTACAATCTTCTCATCTATGAGCTAATGCCCAATGGAAGTTTGGATACCTTTTTGCATG GGAGATCAATGGACAAGAAGGTTTTAGATTGGTCAACCAGATACAAAATAGCTGTAGGTGCAGCAAGAGGAATATCATATCTCCACCATGATTGCATCCCCCACATTATCCACAGAGACATCAAGTCAAGTAACATATTGCTGGATCAGAATTTAGAGGCTCGTGTTTCTGATTTTGGATTAGCCACGTTGATGGAACCAAACAAAACTCATGTTTCAACAATTGTTGCAGGAACTTTTGGATACTTGGCACCTG AATATTTTGATACAGGAAGAGCAACATTTAAAGGGGATGTTTACAGCTTTGGAGTTGTGTTACTGGAGCTTTTAACAGGGAAAAAACCCAGTGATGAAACATTTATGGAAGAGGGAACCAAGCTTGTCACATGG GTGAAGGCTGTTGTTcgagagaagaaggaggagtTAGTTCTTGATAGTAGCTTAGGGTCTTGTCCGGAGCAAGATGTCAACAAGGTGTTCAACATTGCAATGATGTGTCTTGAAGCAGATCCCTTGATGAGGCCAACCATGGCTGAGGTTGTCCTCATGCTTGAGCAAACAGAACCAGAAAAACCAGTTACAGCATCCTCATGA
- the LOC130744208 gene encoding uncharacterized protein LOC130744208 produces the protein MITPTLLDVAAITGLWPIGDDYHSASAAANPISIPTDNISFSRFIKDHCVDCAEVITQLAPQVVSPVAHSSKDKPVVIEDDDDDDEDDNVSLADKLKSRKRKPKPAASASQKRAKGVGASTTSGASKLASDAQPEVDGKEGGGDASIQADVHEHSISNPPSRENAPAPKPAKSKAEGETQGATSPIREAETLPGKDDTPMPPPKSSATMQPSPQAKGGSSSHVSSEKLDTLFEEDPLAALDGFLDGTLNLDSPPHQADATAETAQSSGVANFQQVEESMGRLKAIVFASGFLDQAKAIHDGSGNLHGL, from the exons ATGATTACTCCCACTCTCTTGGACGTTGCTGCCATTACTGGATTATGGCCCATTGGTGACGATTATCACTCTGCATCTGCAGCTGCTAACCCCATTTCCATTCCTACTGACAATATTTCGTTTAGTCGATTTATTAAGGACCATTGCGTCGACtgtg CTGAAGTCATTACCCAACTAGCTCCTCAAGTCGTTTCTCCAGTGGCTCATTCTTCTAAGGACAAgccagtcgtgattgaggatgatgatgatgatgatgaggatgataatGTCAGTCTcgctgacaagctcaag AGTCGAAAAAGGAAACCCAAGCCTGCTGCTTCGGCTagtcagaagagggccaagggggttGGTGCTTCCACCACcagtggggcttctaagttAGCATCTGATGCTCAACCGGAAGTCGATGGCAAAGAAGGTGGTGGCGACGCCTCCATTCAG GCTGATGTTCATGAGCATTCCATTTCCAATCCTCCATCTCGTGAGAATGCTCCAGCTCCCAAacctgcaaaatccaaagctgaaggt GAAACTCAAGGTGCAACCTCTCCCATTCGCGAAGCAGAaactcttccaggaaaggatgatacccctatgcctcctccaaaatcgtCTGCCACCATGCAACCTTCGCCTCaagccaagggtggctcttcgtctcatgtgtctagtgaaaaaCTTGACACTTTGTTCGAGGAGGACCCGTTGGCAGCTTTGGATGGCTTTCTCGATGGCACCTTAAACTTGGATTCTCCACCCCATCAAGCTGAtgccactgctgagactgctcaatctagtGGGGTGGCCAACTTTCAGCAAGTCGAGGAgagtatgggtcggctgaaggctattgttTTCGCCAGTGGGTTTCTCGACCAG gccaaagctattcacgatggtAGTGGTAATCTACATGGCctgtaa